The proteins below come from a single Mus musculus strain C57BL/6J chromosome 5, GRCm38.p6 C57BL/6J genomic window:
- the Zfand2a gene encoding AN1-type zinc finger protein 2A has product MEFPDLGKHCSEPTCKQLDFLPITCDACKQDFCKDHFSYVGHKCPFAFKKDVQVPVCPLCNAPIPVKRGEIPDVVVGEHMDRDCTFHPGRNRNKVFTHRCSKEGCRKKEMLQLACAQCHGNFCIQHRHPLDHNCQAGSSSASRGRTSTSRAAEQKPSGVSWLAQRLRRTVK; this is encoded by the exons ATGGAGTTTCCTGACTTGGGGAAGCACTGTTCAGAACCAACTTGCAAACAGCTAG attttctgCCAATAACATGCGACGCCTGTAAACAAGATTTCTGTAAAGACCATTTTTCCTACGTGGGTCATAAGTGTCCCTTTGCGTTCAAGAAG GatgtgcaggtgcctgtgtgTCCTCTCTGCAATGCCCCCATCCCTGTGAAGAGAGGTGAGATCCCAGATGTGGTGGTCGGCGAGCACATGGACAGAGATTGCACCTTTCACCCTGGGAGGAACAGAAACAAG GTTTTCACACATCGCTGCTCCAAAGAGGGATGCAGGAAGAAGGAGATGCTGCAGCTGGCGTGTGCTCAGTGCCATGGCAACTTCTGCATTCAGCACAGGCATCCTCTGGACCACAATTGCCAGGCTGGGAGCAGCTCAGCCAGCAGAGGGAG GACTTCTACATCCAGAGCTGCTGAGCAGAAGCCATCGGGAGTCAGTTGGCTGGCCCAGCGGCTCAG GCGCACAGTGAAGTGA